Genomic window (Nitrospirota bacterium):
AACTGTGCGTAATGCTCGGCGGAAGGGCGGCCGAGGAAATTATTTTTCACGAGGTCTCGACGGGCGCGCAGAACGACCTTCAGCGCGCGGCCAACATCGCGCGCAGCATGGTCACCGAGTACGGCATGACCGAGAAGTTCGGACCCCTCACCTTTGAAAAAGAACGCCGTCCAATGTTTCTTGATATGGGCCTGCCCTCAGGGGCAAAGGAGTACAGCGAAGATACTGCGCGCGAGATCGACCAGGAAGTGAAGCGCCTCGTGGACGACGCAAATAATAAGGTCCGCGGGATCCTTTCCGGAAATCAGGAAAGACTGAAGATCCTGGCGGCCGCCCTTCTGGAGAAGGAGACCATCGAGGGGGATGAGATCAGAAAGATCCTGGGCTTGCCGGAGAAGAAGAAGCAGGGGCAAACCTGATCCGGACGAGACCCGCGACACGCAGGGCAGGCAATACCAAAGGGTTCGGGATGACGGTACAATCGTTTTTCAACGGCTTTAATCTGCTTGACAAGGGACGCTTGGTCATTATAATGCGAGGGCCATCCATACGAACCTGGAGAAATGAACGCCATGAGTACCGCTCGGATCAAAACTGTTTATGTTGTCGGTCATACAACGCCGGACACGGATTCCGTCTGCTCGGCCATTGCCTACGCCTATTTTAAGAACATCACCGATAAACGCTATTTATTCATGCCCGCGCGGGCAGGGAAGCTGAACCGCGAGAGTACCTTTGTCCTGAACAGGTTCGGTGTGCCTGCCTCTGCAGAGATCGACAGTCTTGTTGCCACGGTGAGCGATCTTGACCTTAAACGCCCTGTCTCTGTCAGCGTGCGCGATTCGGTCCAGGCGCTGGCCCTCCTCATGCGCGAGCAGGGAGTCCGTTCCGTCCCGGTCGTGGACGAAGCAGGCAGGCTTGCCGGCGTTGTCGGCCTCAAGGACATCGCACGCCATTATATGGACAGTGTCGGGTTCGCGGACCTTTCCAAAGCGCCCATTGAGCTCGATCTTTTACTGAAAACGCTGGAAGGCCGCGTCATCAGCAACAGCCGGCAACTTACCGTGCTCACCGGCAGGGTGTTCATCGCCGCCATGCAGCGCGGCACCCTGCTGAACCGTGTGCGGTCAGGCGACGTGGTGATCGCCGGGGATCAGAACGACATCCAATTGGAACTCATCAGGATGGGGTGTTCGGCAATTCTGGTGACCGACAACGCGCCCATCGCGAACGAGGTCATTGCCGCGGCCGGAGAGAAGGGCGCACTGCTCATCTCGTCGCCCCAGCCGGCCTTTGCCACGGTCCAACTCATGACCATGTCCGAGCCCGTGTCTTCCATCATGACCGCGACTTGCCCCACCGTCGGCCTCTATACCCCCATGGCCGAAGTCCGCTCGAAGATCGTTGAGTCGGACTATCGTTCCGTGATCGTGGTGGACAGCGACAACCGGCTCATCGGGTTCATTACTCGAACAGACCTGCTGAGGCCCGTGCGCAAGATGGCGATCCTCGTCGACCACAATGAGCTATCGCAGGCCGTTGACGGTATCGAAGAGGCGGAGATCCTTGAGATCATCGACCACCACCGCGTGGGCGATATATCCACCACCGCGCCGATCTATGTCTATAATGACCCGGTCGGCAGCACCTGCACCGTCGTGGCGGGGATCATGTTCCTGCACCAGACATACATCCCGAAAGAGATCGCCGGCATTCTCCTTTCCGGCATCCTGTCCGATACGCTGCTCTTGACCCTGTCCACGACGACAGAGCGAGATCGCACGGAAGCGCAGCGTTTGGCCGAGATCGCCGGCATCGACGTCCCGTCCTTTGCCAGGGAGCTGCTCCATGAAAGCATTCATCTCGAGGACCGGAGCGCGGGGGAGCTGATCGCAGCGGACTTCAAGGAATTTCTGATCAACGGAAAAAAGCTGGGAGTGAGCCAGATGATGTCGCTGGACTGCGCGGAGATCGATGCGCGCGAGCGTGAGCTGGTGGATGAGCTCGAACGCCTGCGCTCGGCGAACAACTATGATCTTACCGCGCTGCTGGTGCTGAACCCGCTCGGCAAGGGACAGGAGCGGATCCTGCTCCGGGGCGAAACATGGATCGTAGAGAAGGCGTTCGGCGTGAAGGTCGTGAATGACACGTGCATTGTTCCCCGGGTCATGTCACGGAAAAAGGACTTTATCCCCGCGATCGGGCAGGTGCTGAGCACAGGGCAGAAACGATAGGAGGATCGGAAGAAAGGGCGCTGATCCCGAGCCGTTGACGCATCCCCGCCTCTCCAGGGTCAACGGCGGTTTTTCAGGTCATTTCAGATTGCGATGGTCTTTCGCGAAGCTCTTATAAAACCACTCGCGGGATTCCCTGTCGCAATACAGCGTGTGCAGGAGACCGTCACTTCCCTTCAGAAGAAAGCACCGCTTTTGTTTTCGTTCGGGCCCCTCTTCCTCGACCCACATCTCAAGGATCTCCAGTACGGTGATCTTCTCGCCGTGGGCGAAGAAAACCCGAGGGCTTTCTTCGCCCCGTGACCCCGCGTAGGAAGCTACATCTATTTTGATCTCCGCCATTGTGTTTCTCCTCTATAAAAGATATTCCGGAAACCGACCGGAGCATGCGTGTTTTCACGCAGCTACTCGCGGGCTTTCTTTATTGCTTCCTTGATCTTCGTTTCATTCGGATTCTGCTTCAAGGCATTCTGGTAGAGGGACATCGCCTTTGCCTTCAGGCCAAGCTTTCCGTAGAAATTCGCGAACTCGAGGTAATAATCCATTTTTGACGGGTCCATGTTGACCGCCTTTGAAAAATATTCTTCCGCATCACGGCCTCGCCGCGGCATATGCGAGAGGGCCATCGCCCGGCGGAATACGTATTCAGCAGTGGAAGAATCAAAGCGGATGGCCCACTGAAAGGACTCTTCCGCATCCCAGAAATTGCGTTCAGTAAAATGCTTCATACCCTCGCTGAAGTGGGCAGCGGCGGCGGCCGCGTTGACCTCTTTATCCGTCCTGGTCTCCTTCTGCACTCGCGGCTGTTGCAAGCCGGCGGCAAGCTCCCGATCATACTTTTCGCGCCGATCCTGACTGGCAAGCGTCTCATGCGCCTCATGGATGGCGTTGAAAAGCTCCTCGAGCTCCGATTTCATCTCATTCAACGGTGGACCGAAATGCCTGTCCGGGTGGTACCGTTTCGCCAGGGTGAAGTACGCTTTTTTTATCTCCTGAGCCGTTGCCTCACGGCCGACACCGAGCACCTCAAAATAGTTCTGCTGCGCAAGGTTCTTATGGGCTTCAAGAAGCGCGGCCACGGTGACCAGCAACGCGGCCTCCGGTCCCGGAGTTATTATTTCTTTCACCGTGACCGGATCGCGGCTGACCCCGTCACGCACCTTTTTCGGCTCGCCGGCCTGTTTGAGTGCCCCCGTGTTCGCAAGACGGAGCGCCAGCAGCTCGTAGATCGCCTTGAGCGTATTAAAATCGCCCAAACCGGACCGTATGCAGATCTCCTCTATGCTGGTACTGCCGTCGATGAACGTCAGAACGGTCCGGTGGTCCTGCCCCAGCTCCTCGCCCTGCACAGGAAGCGACCGGTCCGAAGCGGACCGGAGAATTGTCGTGAGCGGCGGGAG
Coding sequences:
- a CDS encoding putative manganese-dependent inorganic diphosphatase, encoding MSTARIKTVYVVGHTTPDTDSVCSAIAYAYFKNITDKRYLFMPARAGKLNRESTFVLNRFGVPASAEIDSLVATVSDLDLKRPVSVSVRDSVQALALLMREQGVRSVPVVDEAGRLAGVVGLKDIARHYMDSVGFADLSKAPIELDLLLKTLEGRVISNSRQLTVLTGRVFIAAMQRGTLLNRVRSGDVVIAGDQNDIQLELIRMGCSAILVTDNAPIANEVIAAAGEKGALLISSPQPAFATVQLMTMSEPVSSIMTATCPTVGLYTPMAEVRSKIVESDYRSVIVVDSDNRLIGFITRTDLLRPVRKMAILVDHNELSQAVDGIEEAEILEIIDHHRVGDISTTAPIYVYNDPVGSTCTVVAGIMFLHQTYIPKEIAGILLSGILSDTLLLTLSTTTERDRTEAQRLAEIAGIDVPSFARELLHESIHLEDRSAGELIAADFKEFLINGKKLGVSQMMSLDCAEIDARERELVDELERLRSANNYDLTALLVLNPLGKGQERILLRGETWIVEKAFGVKVVNDTCIVPRVMSRKKDFIPAIGQVLSTGQKR
- a CDS encoding DnaJ domain-containing protein, whose amino-acid sequence is MSNLVSSRGEITNMTVPLLFQGLLAEKKTGIIVFTRDPVVKRVYVANGDVFFASSNLSEDRLGEWLNRAGTITSQQCDAAAEVVKRTGKKQGEVLVELGYITPEGLENGMRYQVRQIVVSLFNWRNGSYVFDDSPAPHFDINPLILLTGDLIIAGLREMEWSVVRRSLPPLTTILRSASDRSLPVQGEELGQDHRTVLTFIDGSTSIEEICIRSGLGDFNTLKAIYELLALRLANTGALKQAGEPKKVRDGVSRDPVTVKEIITPGPEAALLVTVAALLEAHKNLAQQNYFEVLGVGREATAQEIKKAYFTLAKRYHPDRHFGPPLNEMKSELEELFNAIHEAHETLASQDRREKYDRELAAGLQQPRVQKETRTDKEVNAAAAAAHFSEGMKHFTERNFWDAEESFQWAIRFDSSTAEYVFRRAMALSHMPRRGRDAEEYFSKAVNMDPSKMDYYLEFANFYGKLGLKAKAMSLYQNALKQNPNETKIKEAIKKARE